The Pecten maximus chromosome 17, xPecMax1.1, whole genome shotgun sequence DNA segment TCTGTCTTTgaaaatgttgatcaatatatataaatactcacctcattacttgttcaattaatataaatacaattgacTTCATCGTATGCCCCAATTTCAACAgaaattactttttgtatcaGACGCAGTCAAATCCCTGCTAGTTTAAAGTTCCTTGATATATCTTGTGCAATCTGATGCCAAGTAagatgtatatacaggtaccaGCAAGTGAGAATCTGAGAGTCATCGCTTTAGCTTGTTCAATGTATctatttcaatacatgtacttaacttttctgataataaattgttttaattgcaatattttaattcatatagatgtaaatgtattttaagtAGATCCTTATTAAATGTCtgctatatataactatatatagtttagaaatataaattcaacacgacaactgtatatatacacacacatatatatagctcCATATAGCTTGACAATGAAGAATCCTAAATATTCACAGGGATTTCATTATCATTCAATTAATTCAAAGTAATTAATTGttcaaaatatcaactgtttgcATTATGTAACTGCCTGAATACTGTTGATCTAGGAAATCATTATCAAATGCCACCAATGatactatatacacagtaatcaaATAAATTGTCATATGTGGACTCATTAGCAATAAATAAGTGACAAAGATTTTAACTATAGTCTGATTTTTCCTTATTaagttatatttataataactttTGTGTAACGATGTTGCATTGGTGCAATTGAGtcgtctgtatcaggtagtagaCAAGAGTCTCCTGTCCACATATtcttttgtattgttgttagccatatatatcacactgtgagTTTCACCAATCATTAGTGTTGGTatgattattgattataatcaataagtTAATCCTGCTGAACCAATGGGGGGTGTTCAGGtggcacattggtaacacatgcacttgcctttcacctaggcggccggggttcgattccccctATCGGATGTGGAAAGGTATGAggtcacctgtccgaccacatgggttttcttcAGGTACTATaatggtttcctcccacagtaagacctttcgtgcgcttccatccaggccaacaagcgtgtttaatataagttaatataaattgtttcaaaattgttttaaatcaattacaaaggttaatgattgattataaattttaataatcaattatttaaaaacaaaaaaaaaacaaacaccatTTTCAGATTGCCAGTGATTCTGTATTCTTGCCCTTTTCAAAGGACATGCAATTGCAAGATgtcaaaacataaatatgacagaatgattttacataataattaGTCATACATGGGTAAATACCAAGCTAAAtaaaacaagcattctgtgagtattgctagaccaatacatgtcccctatcGGTGCCCcaagttaaaactttagccaaatttgagtaaaaaagtttAGCCACAACTGAAACgtacattatcattttatgaaaataagttcattccaaacaatgtgtaaattcagCTCTATTGGggtgaataaacaatgtttcctgcccataaaagatattcaggtatttgtttggtatgtctactgtacagagtaaaagaatctaaagtgaatttaaattgaaatgtgtaataactgAAGTATCTTGACCACAAACAAAATTCAGTGATTCCAGATCTCCTAACAATTGGTGATCGGGCAGTTTATATCCATCAGatcaaacaaatgaaactgGTGTTATTGTGACAGTGTTATTGAATGGTTTCTCACAGGAAATAATCTCTGCAAAAGTGATCATGACATAGTGAGAGTGTCACTATACCTGGCATTAAATATAATCCCTGTGAACAATTGTCTTAAGAATCTACTTTATACAGCAACAGAATCCACAAGAATGATGTGTATGTCACTAGATGCAGCGAGTTGCTTAAAATTACACTTGACGGGAGAAATCATATATACAGTCAGTAACGATGAGTCATTTTCTGCCACAAATGGAGCAACAATGTTCCTTTGGTCctgaaaaaacaacactttcaaATCCAAAGTAATTCACAAGAATAATTCTATAACATGTTTCACTTTCACAAAACTTTCTCATTTCTTCCGTCATACCGATTCTGTTTTTTGCAATATAATTTTTCTTGTAGTAAAGAATTGCCACTGACGGTTGTCCAACACGTCCAGCACGACCGATTTCTTGTAGGTATTTCTCCAGTGTTGTTGGGCTCCTGCAATGAATGATACGTGAAACACTTGGAGCATTAAGCCCCATTCCCAGTGCAACAGTTGCCAAAACTAATCTGACTTTAGGGGTTTCTTTAGCCAGTTCTTGAATAGTGATTTTCTTCATGGACTCTGCATAATCTTTGTGGTATTGGACATATATTCTATTCTGTGGAATTTCCTCACCATCATAGCTGGCACCCTTAAGTTTATACGAAAGAAACTGATAAAAATAGGACAATGCTTCCAAACTTTCCACATACATTATGGTTACTGGAAAATGAACTCCTTTTTCCAGCAATTCTGTTGCCACTGGTTGTATCAAGTCAtcaaatttgtcaaatttatGAAAGTTTGGCAATCTGGTTctaatgtctataaatatcttTGGACGGTccacattctcactgataacaaGTGGATTTTTCAAATTCAGCTGTTTAGATAGACTTGCAATTGATTTCGGTGTAGCAGTTGCTGTGAGAATTAAATGCAAAGCTTTCTCTAGAATGCACATTAACTCCCCAAGCTTCTGGAATGCAGGACGGAATTCTTCtccccttaaaaaaaaaaaggaaaaaaaaaagattaattgcggttgacattaacaaatatagaACAAGATTAATTCGTAATTGTTTGTCGCCTCTTTCCTGCGCATGCTTTGTCGATAAATTTCCCAAAAACGGGCTATGATTAGATATTCATTAATGTGATGATATCAATAACCCTGCAAAGTTTTAATTCAATCCGACACCAatgaaattataacaattttaattataatacaaattatcaaaatttaccattttcttaaaaaatatattgttgaagGCAAAGACTGGTTATTGCAActtgatttctttttcaataagGACTGATTATACACTAAAATATGAATTCTACCTCATTTTATTTTGCAACATTGCCCTAAtgctgatttaatttttttttttgcaaatgtgtatttatacataCCATTCTGAAACCATATGGACTTCATCTATGACTACTGCACAAATGATCTCTTGGTACAGTTGAGACCTAAGAAGTCGACTCTGGATGACAATAAATTATGCAAAAGTCTCCTCTCTCCAGTTGCTCAAATGGaacatcaatttcaacatattcatGATCCTGTTCCTCATCGTTCTCGCAATCCGCATCTGTATAAGTTGAGCCATGAGTACCTGTGAAATGTGAAACAGAGATGGGTTATTCAGGCTGATTTCACACTAGTCAGAACAATAGGTTATGTCATGCCTACTGGTGGTTTCAGTTGGTTTGGGTTATGTAAgtttgaaaaaggaaaaagtACTGGTGAGCTGATAACAATTGTCAAAGCAATGAAAAATGAAAGGTACCATACATGTTACGGGAAAGAgtattattcaatattcatcttgcattttggtacatgacattttaaatttggttGTTTTTAAATACGAATGAAATTGACAATTAAAGCATTCTACTTTACAGAGATACATATCTAGCCAAACCAACAAAGCCAGACCATCAGTGGGAGGGGCTAAACTGGACACAGGGACATAACTTAtcactgtatcatgtgtatgAAAGGGCtgatatgtatttcaaacatttgtagTTGCAATTGTGACAGTCACACGTGCAcctgtttttgtgttttaaatgactattataaattttttttatggtTGGCTGTCTTAATTATGTGCTTTTACTTGCATCGTAAAATGTATCTAAAGATGTATGATCGATTCCCCGGTGTTACAAATTTAAACCTACAACGTTAACGATTTCTTTCCATACTTTGACCAGATCTATAACAGACATGAGGGGATccaaacatacaatacataaagcATACAATATAACTGACACATACCAGTGAAGTTCAAACTGCAAGCAGTAAATCCCTTCTTCCTCATTGTAATGACTTGGTCCTGGATTAGGGAATTCAGCGGGGACACGACTATCACGCTCATTGGTTTCCGTTTCTCCATTTTCAGCTGACAAAACCACGGTAACAGCTGAAATATCACACTTTTGCCGTAGCCTGTGGGTAATACCGATACACAGTCATGATCTTCGTATAATGCTCGCAACGTTTCAATCTGTTTCTCCTTCAAAgtgatattgttttctttaaataaaggACAATTATCGAGAAAATACTTAAACACTGTTCGAATGACGCCATTTTGGAGATCTATATGCACAGCGGAGACTCATCCATAATGAGTGATACGGCGACCGCATCACAAATGCACGGCgtttatacatatcaaataccGTGATACATCCGAGGttagatgaccgtagagaatcggccgaggtgttccgaatggGACTTGAGTATATCAAATAATGAACtgtaaattaaaataagtatttgtAACAACAATACACATGCTTATCAGCCTGctgtttataatttcatatGTGCATTTAGTGCATACATTTATATAGGTTTTGATTAAATTACTATTTAATAAGAATTCTTATGAGCGGATAATCATCATTAGCTATCCATTTTGCAATCCGTTCTTCAATCCGTTATTCCGCATAATAAGTAAACCACGTGGTAGCCCACACAGcgtgtttgtaaacaaaacgtTATCTAAACCAAAAATGAGAAAagtacgaaagccggttgggaccattttcgtagaaaaaaataaaaaaaaatttcgcgtaataacgcgaaactatcgcgtaatatcgcgaaactttcgcgttattacgcgaaactaacgcgttattacgcgaaactaacgcgtaattacgcgaaatattattatatgactgTGATTTCCCCCCTTTCCAGATTGGGCAATTCTAAACATTATCCCTttgatcaaatattattatcaacccCGAATCCGTGCCTCAGTGTAGGACAAAACACCCCCGTCCCTTACCCCCAtcccccggacaaaagccccttctatataaatttagttggtatacgttatatactattagtaaatctgtattttttaatagtattttatcaataatcatcGATTACATGGTGCCATCAGGTTCCTAAAACATCTCCTTTTTCAGTATCTGTGTCTcaagttataatataatgactgccttaccaaacatgttgctctgtcttgtaatcattttaattttaggaatgattaaaatcaaagaaatcatataaaaaaacaaattgatacctgtgcaaataaagacatttcactgttgggcttttgtccgtaccctCTCTCGCTACAGAGTGATACAACCACCCAATAACTCGAATACGCACCCAAATATAATAACAGGGTCTCTCCCGCAATCCGTGACGTCAAATCcagggtgacataacaatccaacaactcgattacacaacccaaatatagtaacaagggaatgtccaactatccgtgtcgtcacaaatgtatacttacatgtacgtgtaggtATGTACTCCCGGACAGAGTTTAATAGACTgaatttttagatgttttagcatttacattttgttgaattttaagcaataataaataatgaagtttaaattcattgttgactttgactttttaaatgtcattttgaacctttctccagtcgatcactattattttttcaatcctatgacaggtaatgataatcattctgtaatatgaaaatgttgcagttttgtcatataataaagcagttatcaacctgttttcaggtgaatacgatgaccttcggcctcgggaaatatcattttctcgagttgtttataaatcatcatatttacctgaaaacaggtcgataattgtataatatcacgaaaCTTTTGCGTTATAATGCTTAGCAGGTTATATCAGACGATGAAATGGTTTCagagtatcagatactgactgtaaagatggagggcgagaaccaagattttttttctgtccagaattttgtaattctttgagaatgaataatgcaacatcgtatatatccgagaactaatttccttattgttaaacactatcgTTTCAAAGTTTGTTTACGTGTTGAATTGCTTAAAACAGCACTATccactattgttaaaaaaactcaaaatttcagcTTGGGATAGGAGGCTAAGCTCAGAATAAAAACTCACTAAACTGTCGTGCCTCATGTCAATACTCTTCAAAAGTAGCCGATACTTCTtataactatcaatatatattcgtgatataacgcgttagtttcgcgtaataacgcgtaagtttcgcgtaataacgcgttagtttcgcgttataacgcgtaagtttcgcgaaataacgcgaaagtttcgcgatataacgcgttagtttcgcgtaataacgcgaaagtttcgcgtaattacgcgaaagtttcgcgatataacgcgttagtttcgcgtaataacgcgttagtttcgcgtaataacgcgaaagtttcgcgat contains these protein-coding regions:
- the LOC117314981 gene encoding ATP-dependent DNA helicase RecQ-like, with protein sequence MVSEWGEEFRPAFQKLGELMCILEKALHLILTATATPKSIASLSKQLNLKNPLVISENVDRPKIFIDIRTRLPNFHKFDKFDDLIQPVATELLEKGVHFPVTIMYVESLEALSYFYQFLSYKLKGASYDGEEIPQNRIYVQYHKDYAESMKKITIQELAKETPKVRLVLATVALGMGLNAPSVSRIIHCRSPTTLEKYLQEIGRAGRVGQPSVAILYYKKNYIAKNRIGMTEEMRKFCESETCYRIILVNYFGFESVVFSGPKEHCCSICGRK